The proteins below are encoded in one region of Paenarthrobacter ilicis:
- a CDS encoding LysR family transcriptional regulator, whose translation MVNLLHLRTLMEVTRLGSFAAAAAQLGYTASAVSQQMAALERDTGVELFHRSARSVVPTEAAVTMTRHASKVLTDVEALMAAASRTNDSPAQELRLGIFPSLATYVLPDILRDHRWKGLGIELKVSVAEPAQTIQGLRSGGELDVALVYQVGQSGLAWPHSLERQWIGDDDFRVVLPASWKIREDAEIEAAHLSDMPWIIHHPGTSDALVIERLFASCNLHPRVVAYSDDFHASLEMTAAGLGASLVPELALRNRPSGVVVLDVPDIRLARNVFALLINEKRTAQVQLFNQLLADTLKDSSDKSGLHPLKTASVKGSGRRI comes from the coding sequence ATGGTCAACCTCCTGCACCTCCGCACCCTCATGGAGGTGACCCGGCTTGGCTCCTTCGCGGCAGCAGCGGCCCAACTCGGTTACACAGCCTCGGCAGTCTCCCAACAAATGGCTGCGCTGGAACGCGATACCGGCGTCGAACTCTTCCACCGCTCGGCACGCAGCGTGGTCCCCACAGAGGCAGCGGTGACCATGACACGGCACGCCTCCAAGGTCCTCACCGACGTTGAAGCATTGATGGCGGCCGCATCCAGGACCAACGACTCCCCCGCCCAGGAACTTCGGTTGGGCATCTTCCCCAGCCTGGCCACCTACGTCCTTCCCGACATCCTGCGCGATCACCGATGGAAGGGCCTGGGCATTGAGTTGAAAGTCTCAGTGGCCGAACCTGCCCAAACCATTCAGGGCCTCCGCAGCGGTGGCGAACTTGATGTGGCCTTGGTGTACCAAGTGGGGCAGTCGGGCCTGGCGTGGCCACATTCCCTGGAGCGGCAATGGATCGGTGATGACGACTTCCGGGTGGTCCTGCCGGCGTCATGGAAAATCCGCGAGGATGCGGAAATAGAGGCGGCCCACCTGTCTGATATGCCCTGGATCATCCACCACCCCGGCACCAGCGACGCCCTGGTGATTGAGCGCTTGTTCGCCAGCTGCAACCTCCACCCCAGGGTGGTGGCCTACAGTGATGATTTTCATGCCAGCCTCGAGATGACTGCGGCAGGTCTGGGTGCTTCGCTTGTACCGGAACTTGCGCTGAGAAACCGGCCCTCCGGCGTCGTGGTTCTTGACGTGCCGGACATTCGGCTGGCACGCAACGTGTTCGCCCTTCTGATCAACGAAAAACGCACGGCCCAAGTCCAATTGTTCAACCAGTTGCTTGCGGACACCCTTAAGGATTCGTCCGACAAGAGTGGGCTGCACCCCCTGAAAACCGCGTCTGTCAAGGGATCCGGACGCCGCATCTGA
- a CDS encoding DUF2004 domain-containing protein translates to MGKVASKHFGEVELNHGRDHFFVAKHELGDHQLELDLNVTAQDHFDEVALRKVDYRLRFLPELVDQVREMIAEELDQDGTNPQQFLHFHCSQLKEEQLESVFGVKEKEQLTNDVFLKALKLGHVAIYPGQPERYFVLDFTLGSKFTDELLVVAADEDGVVDDEILWE, encoded by the coding sequence ATGGGCAAGGTAGCGAGCAAACATTTTGGGGAAGTCGAGCTCAACCACGGACGTGATCATTTCTTCGTGGCCAAACATGAATTGGGCGACCATCAACTGGAACTTGACCTCAATGTCACCGCGCAGGACCACTTCGATGAAGTTGCCCTGCGCAAAGTGGACTACCGCCTGCGGTTCCTCCCCGAACTGGTGGACCAAGTGCGGGAAATGATCGCCGAGGAACTCGACCAGGACGGCACCAATCCACAACAGTTCCTGCACTTCCATTGCTCCCAGCTCAAGGAAGAGCAGCTGGAGTCGGTCTTCGGCGTCAAGGAGAAGGAGCAGCTCACCAACGATGTCTTCCTGAAAGCACTCAAGCTGGGACATGTTGCCATCTACCCGGGGCAGCCTGAACGCTATTTTGTGCTGGACTTCACCCTGGGTTCCAAATTTACGGACGAGCTCCTGGTGGTGGCCGCCGACGAAGACGGCGTAGTGGATGACGAGATCCTCTGGGAGTAG
- a CDS encoding vWA domain-containing protein, protein MTFMPVVPWPVLAVLMVVVAVFTGWLIARPGGDRSHRPVRATVLRGAAVVVLLLALLRPGFPGGNAARATTDLDVFFVVDTSTSMAAEDYRGNGTRLSGVKEDVMAIAKELAGAKFSLITFDSQASVRMPLTRDSSALQTAMTTLEPQRARYATGSSVTAAAKLMKERLQAAQDQHAGRPALVFYAGDGEATSSAQPEPLSADNVAGGAVLGYGTSQGGRMKESSDKDAKYVQDRTSGNPADAVSIIDESRLHTIADQLHLPYAHRTGTEPTTDMLGKAQPAAVTATDGEGPGRVELYWLLALAAFGLAVPETLGRLHTLRGLARPISQGKRP, encoded by the coding sequence ATGACATTTATGCCGGTTGTGCCGTGGCCGGTCCTTGCCGTCCTCATGGTTGTCGTGGCCGTATTCACCGGGTGGCTCATCGCCAGGCCTGGTGGGGACCGATCCCACCGTCCAGTCCGCGCAACCGTCCTGCGGGGCGCCGCCGTCGTGGTTCTGCTCCTTGCACTTCTTCGTCCCGGGTTCCCCGGGGGCAACGCAGCCAGGGCCACAACGGACCTGGACGTCTTCTTTGTTGTGGACACCAGTACCAGCATGGCCGCAGAGGACTATCGCGGGAACGGTACGCGCCTGTCCGGGGTGAAGGAGGATGTCATGGCCATTGCCAAGGAGTTGGCGGGCGCCAAGTTCTCACTCATCACATTCGACAGCCAAGCAAGCGTCCGCATGCCACTGACCCGGGACTCGTCCGCCCTGCAAACGGCAATGACAACGCTGGAACCCCAGCGTGCCCGCTACGCCACCGGAAGCAGCGTGACGGCAGCTGCGAAGCTCATGAAGGAGCGGCTGCAGGCTGCACAGGACCAACATGCCGGACGGCCGGCACTGGTGTTCTACGCAGGTGACGGTGAAGCGACCAGCTCGGCACAGCCCGAACCCCTGTCCGCAGACAACGTGGCAGGGGGAGCGGTTCTGGGGTACGGAACCAGCCAAGGCGGGCGCATGAAGGAGTCTTCGGACAAGGACGCCAAGTACGTCCAGGACAGAACGTCCGGCAATCCCGCCGATGCGGTGTCCATCATCGATGAAAGCCGACTCCACACCATCGCCGATCAACTGCACCTGCCCTATGCCCACCGCACAGGGACGGAGCCCACCACGGATATGTTGGGCAAGGCTCAACCGGCGGCGGTGACCGCAACCGACGGTGAAGGGCCAGGCAGAGTGGAACTCTATTGGCTCTTGGCCTTGGCGGCCTTTGGCCTGGCCGTACCGGAAACGCTGGGACGCCTTCACACCCTCCGTGGCTTGGCGCGTCCCATCTCCCAGGGGAAGAGGCCATGA
- a CDS encoding vWA domain-containing protein, with protein MELSFWWILPLAAAAVALSAWLYRRRRAPGRRPIAHGERLTALPEYQRALRQYRTRLAMAVALGALFLAATAVAAARPTERTTVQPDIRNRDIVLCLDVSGSMTSTDAALAGVFEQLAKEFDGERIGMVMFDNSGVQLFPLTDDYDYAADQLSKAKDAFDSGAGSFFDGTWNGEGSSLIGDGLASCVQSFPDDSIAGEGPRSRTVVLATDNYLSGEPIFTLKEAAGLAAGKGVKVFALNPGDMDYGKGADQPGAQLRAAAEGTGGAYFTLDDAGAVPGIVQKVQDTQATSYRSAPQAVVADVPGIALGVAVLSGMGMMVLGWRLEP; from the coding sequence ATGGAGCTGAGCTTCTGGTGGATACTCCCGCTCGCCGCAGCAGCGGTGGCGCTCAGCGCGTGGCTGTACCGCCGTCGTCGAGCGCCCGGCCGCCGTCCCATAGCGCACGGTGAACGCCTCACTGCCTTGCCCGAGTACCAACGGGCACTTCGTCAGTACCGCACCAGGTTGGCAATGGCGGTGGCCCTGGGCGCGCTGTTCCTGGCCGCCACGGCCGTTGCCGCGGCCAGGCCTACGGAACGCACCACCGTCCAGCCTGACATCCGCAACAGGGACATTGTGCTGTGCCTGGACGTCTCCGGATCCATGACGAGTACGGACGCTGCGTTGGCAGGTGTCTTCGAGCAACTGGCCAAAGAGTTCGACGGCGAGCGAATCGGCATGGTGATGTTCGACAACAGCGGTGTCCAACTGTTTCCCCTCACCGATGACTATGACTACGCTGCCGATCAGTTGTCCAAGGCCAAAGATGCTTTTGACAGCGGGGCGGGTTCCTTCTTCGACGGCACATGGAACGGGGAGGGCTCATCCCTCATAGGTGACGGGCTGGCTTCATGCGTCCAGAGTTTCCCGGACGATTCCATCGCCGGGGAAGGCCCCAGGTCCCGCACCGTGGTGCTCGCTACGGACAACTACCTGTCCGGGGAACCGATCTTCACCTTGAAAGAGGCAGCCGGCCTTGCCGCGGGCAAGGGAGTCAAAGTCTTCGCCCTCAACCCGGGGGATATGGATTACGGCAAGGGCGCCGACCAGCCTGGCGCGCAGCTGCGGGCAGCGGCTGAAGGCACCGGTGGCGCCTACTTCACGTTGGACGACGCGGGGGCCGTCCCGGGAATCGTGCAAAAAGTGCAGGACACGCAGGCAACCAGCTACCGGTCGGCGCCCCAGGCAGTGGTGGCGGATGTGCCCGGGATTGCTTTGGGCGTCGCGGTTCTGTCAGGCATGGGGATGATGGTCCTGGGATGGCGGTTGGAGCCATGA
- a CDS encoding DUF58 domain-containing protein, with amino-acid sequence MPSLLRRVKSKMFIAAHRRTLRLLDGEYGSVFKGRSLDFDELRAYVPGDEVRDIDWKATARHGAPLVKRYVAVKRHSVLLLVDTGRNMAAQSLTGEPKKDIAIDAAGVLGFLASRHGDDVGLVHGSAAASVFMRPRSGEEHLELMLRSVDSSVSLDSPPSSISGPVEYVLKNIRQRMLITVVADEVLPDAHTQNLLRRLRARHEVLWMTIRDAELAPEPGAHPGDSEDVGTGGSIPRYLATDSRLREAYAAAMHQRNHQRLDVFRRLGIAHSEVASTQDVLSAVLELLEKHRSASPRAKAAVRAGHAG; translated from the coding sequence ATGCCCAGCCTCCTTCGCCGGGTGAAGTCGAAGATGTTCATCGCTGCCCACCGCAGGACCCTCCGATTGCTCGACGGCGAGTACGGGTCTGTCTTCAAGGGCAGGAGCCTGGACTTCGATGAATTGCGGGCGTACGTACCCGGCGACGAAGTGAGGGACATCGACTGGAAGGCGACGGCCCGGCACGGCGCCCCGTTGGTCAAGCGCTATGTAGCCGTGAAGCGCCATTCCGTGCTCCTCCTGGTGGACACGGGGAGGAACATGGCAGCGCAGTCGCTCACGGGAGAGCCGAAGAAGGACATCGCAATCGACGCTGCCGGGGTACTTGGATTCCTGGCGTCCCGCCACGGTGACGACGTGGGGCTCGTGCACGGCTCGGCTGCGGCGTCGGTGTTCATGCGTCCCCGCAGCGGTGAGGAACATCTGGAGTTGATGCTCAGGTCCGTGGATTCCAGCGTTTCCCTGGACAGTCCGCCCAGCAGCATCTCGGGGCCTGTTGAATATGTGCTGAAGAACATCAGGCAGAGGATGCTGATTACTGTGGTGGCGGACGAGGTACTGCCGGACGCCCATACCCAGAACCTCCTGCGCCGGCTCCGGGCGCGCCACGAAGTGCTGTGGATGACAATCCGCGACGCAGAGCTGGCCCCCGAACCGGGAGCGCACCCCGGCGACAGCGAGGACGTGGGAACCGGCGGGAGCATACCCCGGTACCTGGCCACGGACAGCCGACTCCGCGAGGCATACGCCGCTGCCATGCATCAACGGAACCATCAGCGACTCGACGTCTTCCGTCGGCTGGGTATTGCCCACTCGGAAGTGGCAAGCACCCAGGACGTCTTGTCCGCGGTCCTTGAGCTCCTTGAAAAGCACCGCTCGGCCAGCCCCCGAGCCAAAGCGGCCGTCAGGGCGGGCCATGCAGGATAA
- a CDS encoding AAA family ATPase, with protein MARAQQLVGGISRSFEGKVVGQSRLRETLLLGLLTGGHVLLESVPGLAKTTAAQAIAESVSAEFRRIQCTPDLLPSDIAGTQIFDAAKGTFVTQLGPVHANIVLLDEINRSSAKTQSAMLEAMQERQTSIGGQSYPLPSPFLVLATQNPIEQEGTYRLPEAQMDRFMLKDILDYPSPAEEAEVIRRMDAGVFSPDQKQPAAASLDAVVRVQELVRRVYIDPAIVRYIVGLAYVTRNAQQYLEPELASVIEFGASPRASIAFSQASRALALLNGRDHVIPEDIKSLAHRILRHRIILGFDAVVEGIAVETVIDAVLASVQTP; from the coding sequence ATGGCCAGGGCCCAGCAGTTGGTGGGCGGCATCTCACGGAGCTTCGAAGGCAAAGTGGTGGGACAATCCCGGCTTCGCGAGACCTTGCTGCTGGGTCTCCTCACCGGCGGACATGTCTTGCTGGAGAGCGTCCCAGGCCTGGCCAAGACCACCGCGGCGCAGGCAATCGCCGAGTCGGTGAGTGCGGAATTCCGCCGCATCCAATGCACGCCGGACCTTCTTCCCAGCGATATTGCCGGAACCCAGATCTTCGACGCCGCCAAAGGTACCTTCGTCACACAGTTGGGGCCGGTCCACGCCAACATTGTTCTCCTGGACGAGATCAACCGTTCCAGTGCCAAGACCCAGAGCGCCATGCTGGAAGCCATGCAGGAGAGGCAGACGTCCATTGGGGGCCAGTCCTATCCTTTGCCCAGCCCGTTCTTGGTGCTGGCTACCCAGAACCCTATTGAGCAGGAGGGAACGTACCGTCTTCCGGAAGCGCAGATGGACCGCTTCATGCTCAAGGACATCCTGGACTACCCCAGCCCGGCTGAGGAAGCGGAAGTGATCAGGCGGATGGATGCCGGCGTCTTCAGCCCGGACCAGAAGCAACCGGCGGCCGCCTCCCTCGATGCAGTGGTCCGGGTACAGGAACTGGTGCGCCGCGTCTATATTGATCCCGCGATCGTCCGGTACATCGTGGGATTGGCCTACGTCACCCGGAACGCCCAGCAGTACCTCGAACCTGAGTTGGCCTCCGTCATTGAGTTCGGCGCGAGCCCCAGGGCCAGTATCGCTTTCAGTCAGGCGTCCCGGGCCCTGGCGCTGCTCAATGGTCGTGACCACGTCATTCCGGAGGACATCAAGAGCCTGGCACACAGAATCCTCAGGCACCGGATCATTCTGGGCTTCGATGCCGTGGTTGAAGGCATCGCCGTGGAGACCGTTATTGACGCCGTCCTGGCGTCTGTCCAGACACCGTAG
- a CDS encoding ROK family transcriptional regulator: MGDFNLTVILEAIRRSPGGLSRVELAQIVGLSPQTISNISRRLLDQHLIVEAGKEGSGPGKPRTILRLNPAGMYAIGVHLDPAVITFVVLDLVGEVVKHSRMATPGGDPAGVITSIAAQIEVLIEESGVDASKIAGLGVAVPGPIDLDEGSVVEPPLLTRWNRVRIREALTEATGLETLVDKDVTSAAVAETWAGGASGAGSFVFMYMGTGIGCGIVLNDEVVRGTSGNAGEIGHIVVDPDGPLCDCGQRGCVKSSCIPQVVVAEAEAAGVLGSGRQGADGPEVQERFAELCDKADAGDAGAIAVLDKSATLVSRAVSVVTNTLDVERVVFGGPFWGRMAPYFMDRVPALLDKSNAARAIHGLEVVGSGVGEDVGAIGAACLVLEHMLAPRAQRLLLEG; this comes from the coding sequence ATGGGGGACTTCAATCTGACCGTCATCCTGGAGGCCATCAGGCGATCTCCCGGAGGACTCAGCCGTGTGGAGTTGGCTCAGATTGTTGGGCTTTCACCCCAGACGATTTCCAACATTTCCCGTCGTTTGCTGGATCAACACCTCATTGTGGAAGCGGGCAAGGAAGGTTCCGGGCCGGGAAAACCACGCACCATCCTCCGGTTGAATCCGGCCGGCATGTACGCCATCGGCGTCCACTTGGATCCTGCCGTGATCACCTTCGTGGTGTTGGATCTGGTGGGAGAGGTGGTCAAGCATTCACGGATGGCCACCCCGGGGGGAGACCCGGCAGGAGTCATCACCAGCATCGCTGCACAAATCGAGGTACTCATTGAGGAGTCCGGTGTAGATGCGTCCAAGATCGCCGGGCTGGGAGTTGCTGTTCCGGGCCCCATTGATCTTGATGAGGGCTCGGTGGTGGAACCCCCGCTGCTCACCCGGTGGAACCGCGTACGTATCCGGGAGGCGCTGACGGAAGCCACCGGCCTGGAAACACTGGTGGACAAGGACGTGACCAGCGCCGCGGTGGCTGAAACATGGGCCGGCGGTGCCAGTGGTGCCGGGAGTTTCGTGTTCATGTACATGGGTACCGGCATTGGCTGCGGCATTGTCCTCAATGACGAAGTTGTCCGGGGAACCTCAGGCAATGCGGGCGAGATCGGCCACATTGTGGTTGATCCCGATGGTCCTTTGTGCGATTGCGGGCAACGGGGCTGCGTCAAGTCCTCCTGTATCCCGCAAGTGGTTGTTGCCGAGGCTGAGGCTGCCGGCGTCCTGGGCAGTGGACGCCAGGGTGCCGATGGCCCTGAAGTTCAGGAACGCTTTGCCGAATTGTGCGACAAGGCCGATGCCGGGGACGCCGGGGCCATCGCCGTCCTGGATAAGTCCGCCACGCTGGTGTCACGTGCGGTCTCTGTAGTCACCAACACGCTGGACGTTGAGAGGGTGGTATTCGGTGGCCCGTTCTGGGGACGGATGGCTCCTTATTTCATGGATCGCGTTCCTGCGCTTTTGGATAAGAGCAACGCGGCCCGGGCCATCCATGGACTGGAAGTAGTGGGCAGTGGCGTGGGTGAGGACGTGGGAGCCATTGGTGCTGCGTGCCTGGTGCTCGAACACATGCTCGCGCCGCGGGCGCAGCGCTTGCTCCTGGAGGGTTAG
- a CDS encoding class I SAM-dependent methyltransferase: MDLDDLFNSLSRLPDVEADNLQAYDATDRLLLETAVDLAGPHTDVVVIGDRYGALTLGALAGLGVERIRVHQDLSTGRAALQLNAARAGLAGRFRQHELNAELLGGADLVLIQLPKSLAELEETADAIARHAGPGTVVLAGGRVKHMSVGMNAVLGKYFAEVQPQLAQRKSRVLLARNPRPVTAGPPFPVLEPNPELGITVGAHGAVFSGSRLDIGTRFLLTFFDRLPSARTVVDLGCGTGILAVMYARLHGDARVVATDQSAAAVASARATAAASGLGEHVRVIHDDAMSTLEPRSADLILLNPPFHLGASVHAGAGLKMFEAAARVLAPEGELWTVFNSHLQYRPALERIIGPTVEEGRNAKFTVTRSRRS; this comes from the coding sequence ATGGACCTTGATGACCTGTTCAACTCGTTGAGCAGGCTTCCCGATGTTGAAGCCGACAACCTGCAGGCATATGACGCGACTGATCGGCTGCTGCTGGAAACGGCCGTGGACCTGGCAGGACCCCACACCGACGTTGTGGTTATTGGCGACCGATATGGAGCGTTGACCCTGGGGGCCTTGGCTGGCCTGGGTGTTGAACGGATCCGTGTCCACCAGGACCTCTCTACCGGCCGCGCCGCGCTGCAACTCAATGCCGCCAGGGCAGGATTGGCAGGGCGTTTCAGACAGCACGAACTGAACGCTGAACTCCTTGGCGGTGCGGACCTGGTATTGATCCAGCTCCCCAAGTCCCTGGCCGAACTGGAAGAAACAGCTGACGCCATTGCGCGGCATGCGGGGCCGGGAACAGTGGTCCTTGCAGGCGGCAGGGTCAAACACATGTCCGTCGGGATGAACGCAGTCCTGGGGAAGTACTTCGCGGAGGTTCAGCCCCAATTGGCGCAGCGCAAGTCAAGGGTGCTGCTGGCCCGCAACCCCCGACCGGTGACGGCTGGGCCGCCGTTTCCCGTGCTGGAACCCAACCCCGAACTTGGTATCACGGTAGGTGCGCACGGCGCCGTGTTTTCCGGTTCCCGGCTCGATATAGGGACCCGCTTTCTTTTGACGTTCTTCGACCGTTTGCCGTCAGCACGGACAGTTGTTGACCTGGGGTGCGGAACGGGCATTCTAGCCGTGATGTATGCCCGGCTTCATGGCGACGCCCGTGTCGTCGCTACTGACCAATCGGCAGCAGCGGTCGCTTCGGCACGCGCGACGGCTGCGGCCAGCGGCTTGGGGGAGCACGTCCGGGTCATCCACGATGACGCCATGAGCACCCTTGAGCCACGCAGCGCCGACCTCATCCTGCTCAATCCGCCCTTCCATCTGGGTGCCAGCGTCCATGCAGGAGCGGGCTTGAAGATGTTCGAGGCGGCAGCCAGGGTACTTGCCCCGGAAGGAGAGTTGTGGACTGTTTTCAACAGCCATCTCCAGTACAGACCCGCCTTGGAACGGATCATCGGACCCACCGTGGAAGAAGGCAGGAACGCCAAGTTCACGGTGACCCGCAGCCGCAGGTCCTGA